A window of Periplaneta americana isolate PAMFEO1 chromosome 7, P.americana_PAMFEO1_priV1, whole genome shotgun sequence contains these coding sequences:
- the ATPsynG gene encoding ATP synthase subunit g, mitochondrial, whose protein sequence is MSKAVGSLASKGPTLVKGIVDYATPRFNVFMKYARVELAPPTPADIPQIRSGIQRLLTGFRTGRWKETPVKEAWLNTLVTAEVVFWFFIGECIGKRSIVGYHV, encoded by the exons ATGTCGAAAGCTGTTGGTTCTTTGGCGAGTAAAGGCCCAACCCTCGTGAAAG GCATAGTTGATTATGCTACGCCAAGGTTTAATGTTTTCATGAAATATGCCAGAGTTGAACTAGCTCCGCCAACTCCTGCGGATATTCCACAAATTCGCTCTGGAATACAAAGGCTCCTTACCGGGTTTCGAACTGGAAGGTGGAAGGAAACGCCTGTGAAA GAAGCATGGCTAAACACTCTAGTAACAGCTGAAGTAGTATTTTGGTTCTTCATTGGTGAATGTATCGGGAAGAGGAGCATTGTTGGATATCATGTGTGA
- the Tom70 gene encoding mitochondrial import receptor subunit TOM70 yields the protein MNYVANLSPYSETTCMQSAEQLFSFKTRLHSFKEKEVCAIIREWHHITYLSVMAASNSSVGSGGSAWSKWQIALAVGAPVAVGIGIWYLKHSGSTTGQDKSSTSDDGRKNKIASMATSSQTSLDMAGDEPNVQFEPAEENPLKKALAYKAEGNKYFKSGKYPEAIQCYDSAIQICPKDKKLDLSTFYQNRAAAYEQMKKYEEVRNDCTEALKLNPKYVKALQRRAKACEVMKDLQQSLEDVTAACILEGFQNQTTLLTADRVLKELGRQHAKEAMAKRTPIMPSKHFIKTYFSSFIEDPIMNKLAQEKESDFAEADLRGLARAKQAFKSQNYEDIIPACSEEVESGDGSLKMEALVLRATFHLLLGEHRKALSDFESVIENEEADIKLRVNALIKRASLHMQLEQSSKSIEDFNRAAELDNDNSDVYHHRGQVHLLMEKVTEAMNDFSKAVTLNPNFPIAYVQKCYTDYRYAFSTRNTQKMEDVMNAFQEAIQKFPKCSECYTLFAQVLSDKQEFDKADRYFQKAIEVEPENATVYVHRGLLQLQWNGDVPEAIKMIKQALEMDDRCEFGYETLGTIEVQRGNLQQAVELFDKAIPLAKTELEMSHLFSLKDAAVAQATVAERMGIPIANVGLP from the exons ATGAACTATGTTGCTAATTTGTCCCCTTATTCCGAAACCACTTGCATGCAAAGCGCCGAACAGCTGTTTAGTTTTAAAACGAGATTGCATTCTTTCAAAGAGAAAGAAGTGTGTGCAATAATCCGTGA ATGGCACCACATTACTTACTTGTCTGTTATGGCGGCGTCCAACAGTAGTGTCGGTTCCGGAGGATCTGCATGGTCAAAATGGCAAATTGCATTAGCAGTTGGAGCCCCTGTTGCAGTTGGTATAGGTATTTGGTACCTGAAGCACAGTGGTTCCACGACAGGCCAAGATAAAAGTTCGACATCAGACGATGGCAGAAAAAATAAGATTGCATCGATGGCCACTTCCAGCCAAACCTCGTTGGATATGGCTGGTGATGAGCCAAACGTGCAGTTCGAGCCGGCAGAAGAA AATCCATTGAAAAAGGCATTGGCTTATAAGGCTGAGGGTAACAAGTACTTCAAATCAGGAAAGTATCCAGAAGCGATACAGTGTTACGACAGTGCAATTCAAATTTGTCCAAAAGATAAAAAACTGGATTTATCCACATTCTACCAGAATAGAGCAGCAGCCTATGAACAAATG aaaaaatatgaagaagTAAGGAATGACTGTACAGAAGCCCTGAAGCTGAATCCTAAATATGTAAAAGCATTACAGCGCCGTGCCAAGGCATGTGAAGTTATGAAAGACTTGCAACAGAGTTTGGAAGATGTAACAGCAGCTTGTATACTGGAAGGCTTTCAGAATCAAACCACACTTCTCACGGCAGACAGAGTGCTCAAAGAACTTG GACGACAACATGCGAAGGAAGCCATGGCAAAAAGAACGCCAATAATGCCATcaaaacatttcattaaaacttaCTTCTCATCTTTTATTGAGGATCCAATTATGAACAAGTTGGCGCAGGAAAAGGAAAGCGACTTTGCAGAGGCAGATTTGAG gGGTTTGGCTCGGGCCAAACAAGCATTCAAATCTCAAAACTATGAAGATATTATTCCAGCTTGTAGTGAGGAAGTAGAAAGTGGTGATGGGAGTCTGAAGATGGAAGCTCTGGTTCTTAGAGCAACATTCCACCTACTCTTGGGTGAACACAGGAAAGCTCTGAGTGATTTTGAATCTGTAATAGAGAATGAAGAAGCAGATATTAAg CTCAGAGTAAATGCTCTTATCAAGAGAGCATCATTACACATGCAACTAGAACAGTCATCTAAGAGTATAGAAGATTTCAACCGAGCAGCTGAATTGGACAATGATAACTCTGATGTTTACCACCACAGAGGACAG GTACATTTGttgatggagaaagttacagaggCAATGAATGACTTCAGCAAAGCTGTGACTTTGAACCCCAACTTCCCCATTGCATACGTCCAGAAATGCTACACTGATTATCGCTATGCCTTTTCAACTCGTAACACACAAAAGATGGAAGATGTGATGAATGCATTTCAAGAGGCCATTCAAAAATTTCCTAAGTGTTCAGAATGTTATACCTTATTTGCTCAG GTATTAAGTGACAAACAGGAATTTGACAAAGCTGATAGATATTTCCAGAAAGCAATTGAAGTTGAACCAGAAAATGCAACTGTTTATGTGCACAGAG GTTTATTGCAGCTGCAGTGGAATGGTGATGTCCCCGAGGCTATTAAAATGATTAAACAAGCTCTAGAAATGGATGACAGATGTGAATTTGGATATGAGACATTAGGAACCATTGAAGTCCAACG aggAAATCTACAGCAAGCAGTGGAGCTTTTTGATAAGGCCATTCCGTTAGCAAAGACTGAACTCGAGATGTCACATTTGTTTTCACTAAAAGATGCAGCTGTTGCACAAGCAACTGTTGCTGAGAGGATGGGTATCCCAATCGCAAATGTAGGACTTCCCTAA